The sequence GCAGCACCACAGCTGAGCACAGGTTGAAAGGCTGAAGTCAAGAGAACATTTTGCCAGTGAGTTTCTGAGGCCACTTTTGTCAATGTTTAACGAGCAGAACCACATAAACACAGCCCCTAATGTGTGCCTAATGATATACCCCAAATGCCTCAATATATTTCAACGATTCCATTTGCACAAACCAGCCTACATTTTATGGTCAGGTCTACAATGTATTGGccataaacaaaaaacaaattcagacacacacgcacatgcacgcacgcacacacaaggTGTTTTACTGACCTGAAACTGTTCCTGGGGGGCATATCAAGATGAGAAAATGATATGGGCAGAGGAAGGCTTAAACCTTCTCTCCTTCTTTACAGTGGCTCTGATTAAAATTGTGCTCCTGCACACTCAGGAAATGGGCACATGTGACCTAAAGTTCTTGAGACAGCCAAGCATACATCAGGTGGACTTCGTAATGTTTGACTTAGCCCTAAAGTGAGCGCATGATAAGGAGGACTAGGCTTATGTACCGTTAAGAGTCCTGTAGGAGAAAGTTTTAATGGATGCAACACTTCTTAGCTCTACATGACAAGCTTTTTCTTTTGGCTTTCCTCTAACTTTTGGATTTTCAGAAGCCCTTTCCTAAAGAGGTCGTCCTAGTCAGACTTCCTAGTTATTTCAATGCCATTTTTTTTGTGAAGCATAACAGCATTCATAGCCAAATATAATAAGCATTGTGAGACCTCAGTACTGAACCCACGAGTTTCATCCGGATGGATACAGATTTGTAGTCCAGAATAAAGCACAAAATCCTCATTGAAAACTTGAGTCATACAGTAGCATAATTGGTTTCTTATGGGACACACTGCCAATAAATTACTGACAGTTTGAGGTTTACTGATTACATCCAGTAAACTAACAGAGCAAAACTGCATTTGGCCTGAATaccagttttgtttttaaacagaagTAATTATGTCTAAACTAAAAGAATGCCAAACCCAACTCAATTTTCTTCCTTTGTTCTTTAGCGCCCTCATTTACCAGATACAAGGACTGAACgagaacacacacactcatttcTTAGAAAAAAAACACTGCAACTCTGCTTTGCTTTAATTGTAACTGTTTACAGAATGATGTTCTTGTGTGCAGCACACAAAAAGAtaatgattttttgtttgtttaaggtCTGTTTAATACACAACTGTTTTGTAAGAAATTGTTCTTCAGACAGCTGACATTTTTATAATAGCTTGGGCCTCTTCACCAATTTTGCTAAGGTTTGTCCCTTATGTCACAGTGTCATGTGAAGGATGGGTTATGACAGTGACCAGAGGCTGCAGATACCACTTAAATAAGACACATTTTCAGTTTTTAGGTAGGAGAAAGGGGAAATAGAATAAAGATATCCATCCATCAAGATTTGGCAGACATTTTTATCTAGATTGTAAGGCTTTCTTGTCTTGAGGAGGAAAGATCTCCACAGAAAAAGGAATGAAATATGTTAAGAGGGCAGTCACATCCTTCAGTTCTAGACTATATTCCTTTGCTATGGTCTCTGCAGTCCATTTATTTGGAGAACGATTATGATTATTGAGAAGGGCCAAAGCCTCAATTACTGAGATTTTGCCTTTGGGAATAGTCTTAACATCTAGGTGACCAAGCTGGCCAGCTTTTGTAAGTCGGCGCTCCTCTGTTTTAGATGGGAGACTTCTTTCATTGTTTATTACCTAGAGCaggggaaattaaaaaaaaaattgttagacTTTAGTACACAAGATGCAGGTATTCCCTGTCCTAAAGTTTAAGTTATATGCTATTAAACAGAACAAACAAGTCTGTAAATAATTATTCATTTCTACACTAAAAAATAAAGAACCATGATAAACTGGCACTTGTCTTACAACACACTGCTCACAAAAGATATTGTACATATGCAGCAAATAGTGACCTGCATGTGTGAACAAACCTATTAATGTCACATATACAATTCCATGAAACCACCTTATTCTGAGTTAGACCATTTGCCTACCAAAGTCattattatctactctgactggaagtAGCTCTCTGGGGGCTCAAGTCTTTCAGGCCTTTCATCTCTTAACTGGAGTGTTAGAGTAGGATCTGAAaaactctgccacggaagcttgctggttgaccttgagccagtcactctctcacagcctaacctccCGCCATGGAGTGGCTGTGAACATTAAATGGATGCAACATCACTAAGTCCCtactggggaggaaagcaggcTGTCAACAGACAAACAAATACATGCTTGGGACTGAATCTGGCACCTTCAACACGCAAAGCAAGTGCTCTACTGATGGGCCTTAGCCCCACCCCCAATTCCTCATATTAAACATTGTTATTTATCAATACCAGTCCAAACATTGAATTGGAAGTCATTCAGTGTTGAAATCAAGAGAGCTTTGTAATCAGACacaaaggctgtactgtaaggaagtagtctcaaagagatgcatcaataaagggatagggactatacactttactactatgtactgtttgttgctgtaagtatgatcctactaggtagtttctgTATTATTAACATGTTAACCAGCACAACATCCTCCAGAgactacaataacaacaactgtgcttatataccactcttctagacagattagtgccccactcagagctgtgaagaaagtcagtgttattattatccccaccgtACAGCTgaagagctggagctgagagaagcagcgtacccaaggccacctaccaacctcagggcagtagtgggatttaaaccagcagagtgctgattcacagcccaacctcttaaccactgtgctacaagcAGCTCAATACAAAGCACCAAGCAGATATGAAGATTAAGAGTTTATCAACACAGTTTTTATTGACTTAATTATCATCTACACTTACTATGAATGAAACTGTGACTGGATGATCCCAAGTAATCACTTACTTGGCATTTAAACCATTTGAATGATGAGGCAGAGAGGAATGCAGGGATCCTCTACTGCTAATAGCTAGGTAGAAGAATGCATTTTTATAAGTAAAGCTTTTCTCACCAACACTATTTTGCACATGTATATTTAAACTAATTATAGTCAGCCACAGTAGTAGTATATTTGTATCCTGCCATTTCTCCGAGGAATTCAGAACATCTTACATATGGTTGATAGATTCCCAATGCGGCACCACTCAGGCTCAGGCAGAGAAATGAAGCTAATTTCAGAAATAAAACGTATATGCTTGGCACATTGTTTGGattaaaacaacaaaagaaacagagaagaagaaacaaacaaGCAGGGAAGTAAATGCTTCCAAAAATTTCGAGCCTGTCCAGTATTATCACTTCCTCCAATGACAAATTGTATTATTTCGTGCCTGCTGGGAAGACAGATAATCAGGGCCATTCACAGACAAGGTAGGATTTTTGGTATACTAGTtggactcccccaccccaataatGTAGAAAAACATTTGTAGGTTAAAAAGAGGGAGACACCCAGTGCCAGAGGATGCTCATTACTGCTCTGGATGCAGGGACCTGTGAGGCAGTTTAGTGTCAGTTacagagaaaaacaaagaaaataaaaaattgaGATGGGAAATTGGTCTCCTCAAGTCGCTTACAGCATtgtggacgggggggggggatttaatttcccacccccctccatgaTCCCTTACAACCCTCAACGATTTATTATTAATAAAGTGCCATAATAGACTTaaagagtaatttttaaaaaaaaaacagaatgatcCCGCCCCAGAGAAACTTACAATCTAAAAAACTCCTTGTTTGAACATAGTTTTCTTGTAGctgattattttttattttacttcatttataatccacctttctcctcagtgaagACCCAAATagcttacatcattgtcctcgcctccattttgtcctcacaacaaccctatgaggtaagttatgCTGGAAGTATGTGgccagcccaagatcacccagcaagcttccatggcaaagcggggatctgaacctgggtgacccagatcctagtccttcaCTCTAGACACTATACCCACCAGCTCTGGAAAGTGAAATAGGTGTGCAACCCCTCTGAATGTTGGTAGCAAAATCATGGTACCCCTCACTGCTGCCTAGATTATTCCTTTCTGTCCCCTTTCCAACTTTATATGCTGTGCTGCCAGCAACTACTTTTTCATAGAATATCTGTGCATTAGCTTATTGGTAACTGATAAACATCTTTATTAGATACTTCGATTTTGTTTCACAAGACTTCTATATTTCCTCTAGAATTCCTTGCAACGAGTGCAGCGGAAGTGGCTTCGCAAGGAATGTTAATGCTCAGTGAGGACGTGCGTGATTTTTTTGGTTATGATCTCACCAAattctgaagcatgtattagcctGGCTACCTCCATAACCCGCATTTTACCTCCTGCTGTCTTATTAGTACATTGATGGGAGTcggaggaaagggagaggggcACATCAAGGCATGGCAACTAAGAAATTACAAAACAGAAGGCACTTAAAGATGCACAGGCACTTTTGGAGCGGAACAGGAATGGTTAGTAAATGTAGTCTGGAAGTAATGTTCTTTTCCCCACTGAGTGACCTGTTCAACCtgtgaacatagcctaactcaaacagggcacagtatcttattccaggacaccaaaatactggacaacacttccaactactttgtcagactgcacagggaagccattgtaattcacaagcataagcaaaacttcaacaggaaagaagaaaccttaagaatgaaccgagcatggttgccagttctgaaaaacaccaggctaacaaaacattctatccttgacaatagccctgcagagaagattagcacatcaagcaccaatccatatgcaaaagaacctcctcaggatacagtgaagcctcccgccattagcattccacaccctgggaaactcttacaggatgactcagctcaaccccacccctcctgagtagatacaaatgacctacatcttttccacactgtgacactgagagatctctgtcttttggtgctacaccactgaagatgccagccacagctgctggcgaaacgtcaggaactacaatgccaagaccacggcaatacagcccggaaaacccacaacaaccattgaccTGTTCAAGTTGACTACCATATCTGCCAAACCTTTACCATGCCTACTCAAAAGTCAGCCTTGAATTCAATGGCATCTATTCTTATTTGACATGCTTAGAATTGTAGCCCGAAGTGATCTTGTACTGCTTCCCTAGAAATTCTAGTAGCTTACCTAGCAAACCCAGAATATCTTGTTACCATGGAAACAGCACAGGATTCTGTTCTATTTCTCCGTCCCAAGATATATGGGAGaatataaaaacaatatttaGATTCTGCTTTATTTTGGGAATGTAAGAGTCTATTAACAGCTGCTGAAAAGTAATACCAAAATGAAAAGCAGTAAGGGTCAACTGAGTTCTCCAAGAAGAGCAAGGAACCATTAAGGAGATTTGTTAAAGAAGATGAGTGCATGAAAATGGGACCTTTGCATTTAGTAGCTAAACAGACCCCTGAAAGCAAATCTGCATTAAGAACTGACAATGAGAGTACACGTACCCATATATGAGGAATAATATAAGCACATTTCATAATTTATGACaatcataaattttaaaaaccacatAACACAAAAGGTAACACACAGCTTAACATTACCTAATATTACATCTGTCATAACAGAATCTACAACTATTACTGTTGTTTCTCTGATAAAGAACATTGGAAGTGTGCACTGCAAGAAGACTGACTCACATTCACAGGTGGATCTCTGGAATCAACATAAACATCTTTTAATAATGTATGAAGATGTTCATCTTTCTTCTTAATTTCTTCTTGGAATTGATCAGGGTCTAAGAAATGACAGATTTACAGCATAAAACACTAAGTTTTCTCATCTCTTTCCTGGCATTAACAATGTATTGCAATTCTGTAAGGAAATCACtaaaaaaaatcattcaagatacattttaaaatatgcacgTATTCATACAAAATACAAACCATGTGTAAAAACTAATACAAATACTCTCTGAGTCAGTATTGCCCCACTTCAGGAAAGAATTTTGGAGGTAGTTTTGAAATTCCCATTTTTCAGCACAATACCTCAGTAGGTTTAACCAATAACGCACATGGTCCAGGACCAGTGTCCACAAAGCAATTAGTCCCAGATCATTTTAGGTCAGTCATCCTCCAAAATGGGGAAAACATCATTTGGTGGTAATGGAGAACACTGTCAGCTACCTAGCAACAGCTACTATTAAAGCCATGAAGCAGGAGAAGCTAAACAACTCCTCCATGGTGCACAGCGTGGTGAAAATGATTCCTCTttccttattttatcctcacaacaactttctGAAATAGGTTATAATGAGAGGGACCGTAGGTACTTCCATATTGTACTCTAATACCttcaccactataccacactggctcttttgcCAAAAAGGCCCAGGAAGAAGCTCCAGCTGCTTCTTCCTGAggcagccagcatgatgtagAGTAGGACTACAAACTGGGAGACCCAAGACTgaaccctgctctgccatagaagctcccTGGATGACTTTGGTCCAGttacacatactcagcctaaactatctcatagagttgctgtgaggataaactggaggagataggaatgatgtaaactgctttgaggtagccactgggggatggggggaaggcagggtataaatgaagtaaaataagatCTTTCCCAATCACATACATATCTGTGTTGCTCCCTCTCAGACCTTCATCTATAAATTAGGATAACAGTACCACCCTCCAGAATggttgtaaggattacaagatAAAATGTGTGATCCACTTTGAACACATTTTGGCTTGCAAAACACATTTGGCTTTGAACACATTTggcttgcaaaattcctggagatttgggggtggtgccttgggaggtagggttgccagcctccaggtagtggctggagatctcccggaattacaactggtctccaggccacaaagatcagttcccctggagaaaatggctactttagggggtggactctatggaattatgccatgccaaggccctttccctccccaaaccccactttctccaggtttctccaggtttcatcccccagatctccaggaatttcccaacttggagatggcaaccctgttGGGAGGTCAGAGTTTGAGGAGAGGAAAGAACTCAGGTGGGATGAGCTACCATAAAGTcctccttccaaagctgccatttcttccaagagaactgatctctgtagtttagagatcagttgtaacacTTTGGCCCCTGCCTTGAGACTGCAAATCCTAAATGCTATATAAATAATGAATATAGCAGTGGTGGTAAAGTGCTCGAAGTTAAAATATATTGAGCAAGTACACTTCCAGCTATGCAAGCTAATACACATTGATTTTCTTACCTTCTGTAAGTAAAACATATGCATTAGGCAGCTTTACACTGCACCTTCTAAAATACCACCTTCAAGATTTTGAAACACCAATCTTAAACACTATAAAAATATCTAGCCGCAATGCTCTTGCTAACTAAAATGAAACAGGACTGGAAAATAATGCTATTCCAAGCATGTTTGTAGTGGGTAGGGGGAAATAACTGATAGAACCGGGAATCCATCAAATACTAACAGACCTTTACATCTCCTTTCTAGCGCAGCAACATACTCAGCGTCCAGCACTTAAgtcaaactacaactcccaggctGCAAATCGCAGCAGATCAGCCACGTCACGCACGCGCCCTCGGGAAAAAGCCTTAAAAGCGCGATCAGAAGGGCGCGGGACACAGCGCGCCGCTTCCAAACGGCGAGGACAGACAAGACAAGCGGTTCAATGTCACGGGGGCCTTCCCCGCTGTGGCGGTCGCGTCGCCTCCCAATCACAGGCTCTGCGTCTTAGTCCTATTTATCGTGCGCGCAGGGACCATGCTTCGGCTGGATAACCCCGTAAATGCCGGAGGAGCAGCCCCTCGGCGCCCAGCCACCCATTCATCTGCCCTTGGCGGAAGAAGCTCCCGAGCGAAGTGCCGCACCCGGAGAAGAAGGCGAAGTGCGATTTGCTCGGCGGCGGGCTTACCCCCGAACGGCTTAAGCAGGGCCAAACTCACCGGGCTGGGAAGCTGCGCCGGGGTGTCGCGGGGCTGCCGCCGGCTTCGCCTTGCCGATCTCGCGGTGGGCTCGGCTCTCCAGGTTAAAGAGCTTAAACACGCGCGTCACCCGGGCGCCCATCATCCCTGCGCGCTGGCCCCGCTTCCCAACGGCCCGGGGAGCTTTCCAGCTCTCCGCCCGCGTGGAGCATGCGCGAGAAATCAGGCGTCCCCACCGCTAAACGGCTCCAGGGCGCCACTTAGTGGGCTGGAGGCCGGCTGTGGCGTACCCTTCGGATACTTGAAACAGATCAAAGCCCCGCAATATTAAAAGGCTACACTTTCGCCCCATATTCTTACAGGGATTAGTAAAACAGTATCAGTATTAAGCGTAAGGGTTCTGTTTTAGTTTCAGATGGGTTGccttgttagtctgcagtagaagaacaatattcggctccagtagcaccttaaagaccagttagatttccaaggtgtgagctttcaagaatcaaatctCCTTTTGTCAGATAAGAAACTTCATACCTTGGACATCtagttgtctttaaggtgctactgggctgaAATCTTAATGATATTTACTCTCTGATGGACTAACATAGTAATACACGGGCACTAATTTGGAAGCATGGAAatcaagtattttatttatttttatttattttctttggatttctattctacCCTCTccatgaagggctcagggtggattacaacattttaacacacattaaaattaatttatacaattaaaaccataaatagatttttaaGAAACATTCATGCCAGGAAAATATACAGTCAGATGgtggcaatcaatagcagcagacacagcatgacaagataaggtggtggacaactttagtagggagggattcagatttttttatcaatttttttgactggtggaggccaagcccgacctcaaccatatgcctgatggAATATCTcccttacaggcccagcgaaacgCTAACATATCCTGCTGGGCActggtctcagtggacagagaATTCTaacaggctggagccaggaccgagaataCCCTAGTTGTGGTTGAGCTCAGGTGGGCCTCCTTAGGCCAGGTACCACCAATACATGTTTCTCTCCCAATCGGAGCacgtatggggagaggcggtctcgcagatacgctggtcccagtctgcatagggctgtgtaggttaataccaaaaccttgaacctgatgcggtactccactggcagccaatgcagctggtgcaatatagGCATTATATGCACTCCAGTTAGTGCTCCTACAATAACACGCACtcctgcattttgaaccagctgcagtttctgggtcaggctcaagggaagccccacatagagtgagttacagtagtccagcctagaagTGACAGTTGCCTAGATCGCTGCTGACAGAGGTACGGGACAAGCTGTCTGGTCTgttgtaaattaaaaaaagaggACCCAGCAACTGCTgctacctgagcctccattttcaaggaggcatccagaatcacccccagattCCTAACCAATGACACTTGCGTAAGTGGCGCCCATCAAGGTTTGGGAGTCGGAGTCCGgcacctaccccccccccaaacctggcaACTTaaatacaggacctctgtcttcgtatgatttaatttcagttgactgtgtttcaaccaaccagtcacagcatCAAAGGCATGTTCCAGAACATCCGGGACCGAGCCAGGCCGGCTGGCCATCATCAGgcataactgggtgtcatctgcatattgatgacacccaagtccaaagctccacaccagctgggaaagggggtgcatatagatattaaacagcaaCGGGGAGAGTATGCATTGGGAATGCCTTCTCTCTGCACAGGATCTACAATCCTATGTGCAACTATCCAGGAGTAAGCCTCAATAGGCTATCTGAGAAAATATTTCTAAGATTAGGTTGCATAGCAAATGTGTTTGTGCAAACTTAAACTTCCATAATggtaataataattttatttatagactgcctttctcactggcatccaaggcggattacaacagtatgagtgaaaatacaatataatcaacagctaagacattcactgagcaaagtacaatagtGAACAACAAGTAGAACATTCTAGGAAacatacaatagggaatggtagcggaaaaaattaaacttaaagccaaacacagagctggaatCAATCTGAAACAGAATATTTCCATGGCATTTTTCACAGTGTGGAAACCTGCTAGTAGATGTATATCTACACCAGTAGATGGTACCCAGTAGCATAGTGTTTAGTCCCTGTTCCTACCAAGGCatatctctgagctatttcttatgacactgTCTTGTAATCTgcgtagaaagccctcctgaataattcaattttgcatagtttgcagaacgcCAGGAGAATGGGGCCTTTCCTGAAcacctcaggcaggtcattccacaaggtgggggctaccacagagaaagcacacgtgcaggcagctgttgattttgcccaatgaCAGGATGatatttgcagaaggccctgtttggaggagtgaagctgccatggcagaacatgaaGAGAGGCAGTtgtacagatatgaggggccaaggccgtgaagggctttaaatgtgaTAGTCATTACCTTGAATTCAGCTTGGTAACTGACTgaaagccaatagagtgactgcagaacgggaGTGATATGCTTGCTGCACCTAGCTCCTGAGtaaagctgcagcattctgcaccaactgaagtctccgaATAGACTTAGAGAGAAAACCTGTGTagtgtgcattacagtagtctagtctctgtTACTgtacatgaatccaggtggctagatgAGCCACGTCAAGGTAGCGGGCTATCTTCCAGGTTAGTGCGAGTTGtgagaaagccttttttgcagctacatttacttgcttctctagcagcagtgctgggtctgGTATAACCcacaggctcttaactgagtcagccagtgTCAACTAAAGCCCATTGGTTGgaaacacaatgtccttcaagatctctgcttttccaaccggtatctcttccatcttgtctgggttcaattccaGTTCGTTTGCTTTCCTCCAATTGACAGCAGCAGTCAGGCAGTGACTCAGTACCTgtgctgcatcaccaggggatttggataatgaggtacagagctgggtatcatctgcataatgTAAAGATGACTTAAATGGGAGTTAATAGGATGAACTTCTGATTAAGAACAATTTAAGTGCATGCCTGGGGATGGATGTGTGTTGTGCAATAAAAAGAAAGTAAATCCTTGTGGGTCCAGAGCAGTCCAGGCCGCTTCCAGTTTTAGATCATAAACAAGATGCGCCAATAATCACAGGTGACGAACAcaaaagaaggaaacaaagaactgAATATTGTTGAGAAATTTGAACTAGAATTACAAAGcaaagcaggagagcaactcacACTATTTTGCAcagcagagaatttcagaagaaaatcagcttgtGTTTATAGCAAAGCTAGGAGCGGAAAACCACCCGggttttgattgtgtggatcataaaaagctatggatggctttaaaagacatGCGTGTACCACAAAATCTAATTgctttgatgtgcaacctgtactttggacaagaagctactgttAGGACACTATATGAGAAGCACAATGATTTCTAATTGGCAGAGGTATCGGACaaagattatttttatttcatagatgattggggggggggtctctggtGGTGGTTGTAGTGTTTTTCTCCAATTTTGAATTTTGTGGTTAACAAGTATCAGAACTGATACTTTGGTATTTTGAGTGGTTGTGCTTATCTTGTATTTTCTGTGCCTTTTGtttgtaagtcactttgaatTTTATGTTTCAggagaagagtggcatataaatatggtaataaataaataaataaaataagatgggtcaactcaataaaggaagccatggccttcagtttggaaaacctgagcaaggctgtcaacgataggatgttttggaggggcattaattcatagggtcatcatgaGTCAGAAGTGATTtaatagcacataacacacagccATAATAAAGAATGACAGTGCattatgttcatttaaaaaatcataaatgcCAAAAAATTAACATGTCTCTAAATCTGAGGCCACTTTTGAGCTTGAGGCTCAGGCAATGGACctcttgatttccccccccccccattggcccTGCATGTAGTGATGCTATAAAATTACAAATAGACCCAAAAAATCCTATTAAATCAACTGGGCTGAATACCAGTATTCTTAAAACATAACATTTCAACTCCATTTTTATGAAAAAATTGTCATATTTGTTTATTCCAAATATGACATTTTTTTCATAATATaattttttcatatatatatatatggaactTCAAAACTAAAAATTGCTGGAGGTGGGGACGACACAACACTCTTTGCAACTATGGCGTGCTGTGGTAATTCTGACAAGAAGCAGATAAGTTCATCTACTGGAAGCTGTTGAGTTAAAAATAGTGATCTCATTCTTTCGCTATTGCATCCTACCACTTAAGCTTTCTAACACACTGTACTTTTCTTCCATAAAGAAGTCAGGAATAAAAATATCTGTGTCCTAAATCTTGAAGTCCTTTTCTTACTTGTGGAAAGCACAACATGCTCTGCTTCTGAGGTGTGTAAAAGGGCAAAGTTAAGTGCTTTTACAATGTATTGAATTCAGAAGAAGAACGTTACATATTTATAAGAGTTTAGCAGGGCAAAAATGTTTCACTTCCATCGACCAGCAGATGAGAGGTATATGCATGGGGAAATTTTTCAAGTTATGCAAAATACACTTTCAAACCCAGACCATACGGGGCAGGTAACATCaatgagccctgctcataaagaatttaaatatttaaggtGAAAGACCTACCAAACTTCAGATATTTATCATACATCTTTCCCCGAAGCTTTGCTCACTGTAAAGGCTAGGTAGATCTTCACCACTGACAGCACTATTTTCTTAGTCCTTGTCTATGGTATTGTGGACACCCTCTTCAAATGTAAA is a genomic window of Eublepharis macularius isolate TG4126 chromosome 1, MPM_Emac_v1.0, whole genome shotgun sequence containing:
- the NDUFAF4 gene encoding NADH dehydrogenase [ubiquinone] 1 alpha subcomplex assembly factor 4, whose protein sequence is MMGARVTRVFKLFNLESRAHREIGKAKPAAAPRHPGAASQPDPDQFQEEIKKKDEHLHTLLKDVYVDSRDPPVNVINNERSLPSKTEERRLTKAGQLGHLDVKTIPKGKISVIEALALLNNHNRSPNKWTAETIAKEYSLELKDVTALLTYFIPFSVEIFPPQDKKALQSR